The DNA segment agcatactggcgtggtctgggtatgaacctggAAAAGGGCTTGGAAAGAATCTCCAAGGTATTACCAAATCGATACAGCTGAAGCGTCACGAtactacctttgggctcggataccaatatacatggaaagagtatgatgattggtctcCCCCATGGCgcggaccttattaccctctcgagcaaccagtgtcGCATCTAGATcagacttttcaccaagctgatacaatatggggaactgcaaaAGAAGAAGCGTTAGCAGGGCTGAGAAATCTGTTCTTGGAGGGTGGAGCCATGGTCTGCAGTACAATAATtgaagaggaggaggaagaagacctCACTATTCAAATTGTGGAGAAAGGAGTTGTTCttaggaactggaccgccacaccatcccgggcccaccaagtccctgggtagcttggcagattttattcctatagccattctaggcatttaagattttcaataatttgttttaagattcacttgtttcaaaataaatgctcgatttaTTGATCCGTACTCGTTTGGATGTTTTAAgtattaatcaaatgcattgctctttattatttattattatctttcgtATTTTTCTTTCTATAGTGTTAtcgttacttttcctgatgaaccggtgactgtgacatgtaatgaggcaacgcaacatgagaatagtgattcggaTGAGATACttgaggaagttgtcagagaggttgaaaactttgagaataagcctaagtccaacctggacgagaccgaagcaataaatttggggaatgccgagaccgtcaaggagactcgcatcagcattcacttatcgccaatagagaaggaagagtacatccattttctaaaggaatatgaggacattttcgcatggtcatatgatgacatgaccagtttgagcacgtccatagtagATCACAAATTGCCTACTAATCTCATAtgtccgccagtgaagcagaaactcaaaaaattcaagccagatatgaacctgaagatcaaggaggaagttaccaagcagatcaaagccaaagttctcaaggTTGTTAAGTACCCAACctagttagctaacattgtgccggtaccgaagaaggatgggaaagttagagtatgtgttgactatcaggatttaaatagagcaagtcccaaggacgacttcccgcTGCCAAACATACATATCCTAATCAACAACTGcgagcatgaactccaatcctttgtatattgcttcacgggttatcatcagatctagattGATAAAGAAGACACAGAGAAAACAgcctttattacaccatggggggtatactgctacaaTATGATGCCATTTGGCCTAAAAAATgctggggctacctacatgagggccatgacaaccatcttccatgatatgatacacaaagaaatagaggtgtatgtggacgatgtcattattaaatccaagagggccgcaaatcacatagcagacttgagaaagttctttgacaggctaaggaagtacaacttgaagctgaaccccgaaaagtgtgcattcggggttcccacagGAAATTTACTAGGATTCATTGTCAATCGTCGAGAgatcgagctggatccatctaaagtcaaagttattcaggaattgccaccacctaggagcaaaaaggacgtgatgggCTTCCTAGGATGCCCCAACTATATCAGTCActtcatagcatagtccacagtcatgtgaacctatcttcaaaatgatgaggaaagatgtcgagacaagttggaccgaggattgtcagaaagcttttgacaagatcaaggagtatatgtccacaccaccagttctggtcccccCGGAACTAGGAcagcctttgctactctatctatctgtattggatggagccttcggatgtgttttggaaCAGCATGATGAGaaagggagaaaggagcaagtcatatactacttaagtaagaaattcacaccttacgaagcacggtactctctgctaGAACACACTTGTTGTGCTTTAACCTGGACgacccagaagttgaggcattacttttgtgcctatactacatagcTCATATCCAGGAtagaccctttgaagtacatatttcagaaacccatgctaACTgggaagctagccaagtggcagatactattgaatgagtttgatatcgtctacgtaactcaaaaggcggtaaAAAGGcaagcactggcagatcatcttgctgaaaatacggtgggaggagaatatgaacACTTGAAAACATATTTCCTGATGAAGAGGCATCATTCGTatgagaagacattaccgaagaaTACGAcgattggaggatgttctttgacggagctacAAATTTTAAAGGaatgggcattggagcagttttggtattaaAAATAGGTTAACATTATCTGGTATATGCTAAGCTCAAATTTCtatgtaccaacaacatggcggaatatgaggcctgcatactaggactcaacatggcggTCGACATGAATATTCATGAGCTGCTGGTAATcgatgattcagatttgcttgtacaccaggtacaaggagaatgggtcaccaagaattccaagatatttccatatatgcaccatgtgcaggaattgagaaagatgtTCACGAAGATAAAGTTccaacatgtgcccagaattcagaatgagttcgccgatgcattggccactttatcacccatgatacaacatccagataagaattacatTAATCTTATCCCGGTGAGATTTCATAATCAGCCGGTATAttatgcccatgttgaagaagaaacagatggaaaaccttggttccatgacatcaaggagtattttgTGAAAGGAGAATATCTGGAGCATGCAAAcgacactcagaaatgcacactccagagattgtccaatcacttcttccacagcgaaGGAAATTCATACAGGAGAACTCTTGATTTGGgactgctaagatgtgtcgacgcaaaagaggcttctaagctacttaAGGAAATACATGTTAGGACCTGCgacccacatatgaatggtttcgtcttagccaagaagatactcagggccgaCTACTTTttgatgaccatggagacagattgcattcagtatgtccacaaatgctattaatgccaagtgcatgccgatatgataaaggtgccgccAAATAAgctcaatgacacaagctcaccttggttgttcgccacctggggaatggatgtcattggtccgattgagcccactgcttcaaacgggcacatgtttattctggtagccattgattacttcacaaaatgggtagagtctacttcttacaaagttgtaaccaagaaagtcatcgcagattgtCAAAGACCGTATCGTTTGCTGATTCGGAGTTCTCGAGTCCATTTTTACTGATAATGCAACCAATTTCAACAGTGATATGATGAAAGCCATATGCaagactttcaaaatcaagcacaagaattccatagcctatagacctcagatgaatggagccatagaagccgccaataaaaacatcaagaagatactaaggaagatggtagaaaaccacaaacaatggcacgagaagctgccttttgctcttttgggataccacaccacagtttgcacatcaaccggggcaactccctacatcaTGGTTTATGGTACTAAGGCTGTCATTCCagtcgaggtagagattccttctttaagaatcatataggaagctgaactcagcatgcagaatggataaggagtcgctatgaacaattggccctcatagatggaaaaaggatgaacgcagtatgtcacggccaactttacCAGAACataatgtctagagctttcaacaaaagggtcaaaccaggACAATTTGCACAGGATAGCTAGTGCtgaagaagattttcccacaccaagatgaagccaaagggaaattctctcccaactggcaaggtccgtacatggttcacagagtactgacaggaggagcactcatacttgtatAAATGGAtagagaaatttggccaaaatcaatcaattcagacgcagtcaagagatactatgcttagactatttatatttactcatctgatgtaattgaactacgcttgacccgattctcgtttaagaggggatacgtagacagccaagtgggttcagtcatatcataataaaattttcattttcccaaaattagaaattagggcaaaattttgatgaggaccctcaaaattccgaagtaagtCCAGCCAATGCCAACAGATGTCAGACGgtcagaaatcggttaagaaactggggcaaaattttgagaaaaattctcaaaattccgaagaaggttcaacacGGTTCATTTCTCGCAAATAGCCTAGAATTTTGAGTATGACCCTCAAACTTCTAACatgagaaagctgcaatgtctctaatatgtgttacaatcactagttcatctaaaaatcacttaatatatcaatatgtttctaaaatggctctattttatcaataattgcatattttcgaaaaatcTATTACCGTAATAGTCAGACGTTACCCAGTGAAACTTGAAGAGGCCTCCAAAATGGAGCAAAGCAAGGGCAACGGACAGAAGCACAAACCAACCTCCCCCTcgcaaaacttacaatttttctttaaaCGCAGGCACATATGACGTAACGATAGCATCCGCAAGTATATACAGGTAATAAGGttactatcaatcaggccatcaagcaccgaatatatctccagctaagaaatatactactcttatttgctactcactctttgcatgggactaagccttgtcccgcatatccgtatgaggctaatctttgccgctatgtttgcatgaggctaatccttgctgccatgtttgcatgaggctaatcctttccgccatgtttgtatgaggctaatccttgcctccatatttacatgaggctaatcattgcctccatatctgcatgaggctaatccctgcctctatacctgcatgaggctaatccctgcctccatatttgcatgaggctaatcccttcctccctacctgcatgaggctaatccttgcctccatatctgtatgaggttaatccttgcctctatattagcatgaggctaatcattacCTCCATATTGGCacgaggctaatctttgcctcaatatttgcatgaggctaatccctgcctccatacctgcatgaggctaatccctgcctccctacctgcatgaggctaatctttgcctctaaatctgtatgaggctaatatgcctccatacctgcatgaggctaatccctgcctccatatttgtacgaggctaatacctgcctccatatttgtatgaggctaatcccttcctccctacctgcatgaggctaatccctgccttcatacatgcatgaggctaatccttgcctccatattggcatgaggctaatccttgcctccatatctgtatgaggctaatccttgcctccatatctgcatgaggctaatccctgcattTATATCTGCACGAGCccaatccttgcctccatattggtatgaggctaatctttgtctccatatttgcatgaggctaatccctgcctccatacctacatgaggctaatcctcgcctccctatctgcatgagtctaatccttgccccCATATTGTCATGAGGTtaatcattgcctccatatttgcatgaggctaatccttgcctccatatctgcatcaggctaatccctgcctccatatatgcacgaggctaatccttgcctccatattggcatgaggctaatccttgcctctatatttgcatgaggctatctatttgcttttcaatcgggttAAGCCCTGCCTTGCATTTCAAaaaactaagccttgtcttggtagcaattgcatctcatgggctgaaatgtcgccaacctatccaaaggcgtcatattCTAAAATGTATCATCCTCATAGCTGGAAGGcatcatgccatggcctgaggatccctcagatttgcatattattattcaaaggcgtcatagttcggaggcaccatctacatggcccaagaacatcatttcatggcatgcaaatccctcactaaaaaactcatggcccaggacatcatggtctaaggacgtcatccttaaccatcaaggacaactttcatggtccaaagggaatctgcatcatgtttaaatgttTTCACAAATACATGTCTGTAGCATCTCTTTATTTGCAGGTGACCAGCAAGTAactgctatcctagcaggagcgacctcgctccagtcccttcaaattacctcaaacccaaccgttcaccataaccactcttgcatctcgtgtccgttcttttAATGatttcatcggtatattccgccaatgaatccaaaactacacgtggcctaattcttgtaaaactagggatatgtaggcagctcaaagaccagagtCCGGCCTCTGTTTTTTTAAAACATCTCATTcgatcaaaattggtcatcatttctttacccgaaaactcttacatcattcccgggtaaagaggggcagttgttgatacccaatttttcctcatatattttaaacacgtatatatactttcaaaatagtacatatgcagttataagcatgcataagtttttttataaatttttccatagttttaaaagctccaaatcaatttatttcttctcttttattatataaatatccaataattatccttcaaattactttCGTGAtgatttagccatctaaattcattatttatgccaacatagtatttaaatatttttagtatattttttgtaattacatttatattttttaggctaaattgcatatctttgcaataCCCATACTAATGcataaatataatattgttgttgttgttgtaatgcataaatataatatttacgcataaaatgatcttttatatttttaaaatgataaataactattttaaattattttagtgcacaaagatatttttggtactcatttattatttttgtaaGTTATTTAGTCATTAGAATTGgttatttaaaatctggccctatTTTCTATTCAATTATGATCCTAATTTGACTCAATacctagcccaattttaacctAAACCTACCTAGCCCAAGCCTTAATGCCCGACCCAGCCTTAAATTCTTTCAATCTCGGCCGTTAATCACAGAGATCAATGTCCACAATTAACCCTTTCCTAAATTAAACTAAACGACCCCCCCCAAACCCGGTCATTCTCACCCATACAACCGCCTTGAAATCCTTTTCCTCTCCATTGCTCtcaaaacctaaccctaatcgaACCTCGTCGTCACTCATCTATGGCTATTCGTGGTGGTTTCCCACCTACCCCAGGCCTCTAACGACCTCTCCTCTACTGGTATCACCATCTccagggtcctcaagggaccagggttagtCTGCTTGCATCCATGGCCCTTTTTCTCCTGTCTCAGGCTGTTCCGGTGTGATTCCGAGTAAGAGCTTTCTATATTGCCTTAGATTTATGGGTTTTTGAGCTTGCTTCTTCACCTCTATGTTGTttctctcgaaaccctaatttcttctatacttcttagatctgtacagatctgagagGGTTTGGACCTATTTTGTATGGGTTTTATGAGAACCTTCCGATTTTTACAAGAACCCTCTTATTTTCGAATGATTTTCCAtctttctaaactagggtttttcGGAAATTTCTTTTTCCAGAACATTTGATAATCTTGAGTGTTAATCTTTTGTTTCTTATATGTTTTAACCGATTTCGTAAGGTTTGCTCTAACCTTAACTCATTTatactaaaagccctaatttttcgacattttttgtttggtttctgagttacttgtgtactgactttgttctttcttttgtgcttgtgatttttctttatcCATTTAGATGTCTCGTGATTTTTttatcctaatatgcctctaTTAAAGTTTCTTGGTTCCACTTTTCTACTATTCTATATGTCTATGCTCTTTCTGgctattcatggtaaacctatttttctccttaaatcagaGTTCTTTTGAATGTTTGATTTTACCAATTTGCTTCATTAAGACCTATGTGTtgaatcctgactattcatttcttgccttattttgtcTACGAGAATTGCTGACTTTTTACGtgattttctctttgattgaacccttgactattctgaagttcttattttctgatttgatttgaactcttttccttagcAAAACCTTTGATTCTTACTTCTCTACTCAGTTTGATTGAatttcttgccttaattaattttgtccttgccttatttgttatttgcCAATTCTCactgattgtttccttaattgaaactCCTATTCATTCACCCCTAATTACCCACTCTATACTCAAGCCTTACTTGATTCCCTTCCTTAAATGTCTTTCATGCTTTTACCGTTgattgattatcccttgattaaggggaagACTTACTGATTTTACGTGTGTGACTGATTCTGTGAATTTACCTAATTGCTACATAAttgatcccttaccttattttgtttaactcttgattactatataaactccctcTTATTTTAACTTCTGGACACGAATAATAGTTCAAAAAACTATCACTTTTACACTCTAAAAGCTCTTTCTACTCTCTCTGATACTTGTGATCTTTGTCACTCTAGCCGGCCGCAAGCCAAGGCTAGAAATTGTGCAACACTTGTCTTATATCTTGTGTTTTCTTCCTCTAATTGGTATGCTTCTGATTAAATTTCAGAAccaaaacctatgtgtttatttactgcatTAGTTCATCAACCCTGAGTTCATTCCTGCTTCTGTTTACTGTTTGCCTAGCATGCCAAATACTGCCTTATCTAAATATGTAATTTGCTTGCCTCCACTTTACTTGTCTGTCTAACATGTCTTACATGTGTAACTAGCCTGTTTTGACTGATTACTGCCCATCTAGCATATCTAAGCCTTACTTTTGTGTAATAGCATGCCTACACTTGCCTAATATGTTCATCTAAGTTTGTGCCTGTTCTGCCCTACTCCTGCTAAGTTAGTTACTCTCCCTAGAATGGCCTCAACATGCTTCTTTGTTGCATGACGTACATTCTATCTAACCTACTAGTTCTGTAGAACCCCTTAAGAACTCTATGAATCCTGTTGTTTATGTGTTCCATTaaggtgcattctctgtgttccCAACCCCTCTTCCCTTATGTGAAAGTTGCTTGCCAAAGTACTCCCTAAAACTGTTTGTTCTATGACTTATGTTCTGATTGCAAATTGTTTCTTTACACTTTCCTCAAAACCGTTTTATCACTAATGGTTTTCAGAAATTCTTTTCAATCCTAAGACCTTTGttttaaactctttcaaaccattatgcactTTCACTTACTCCTAGAATACTAGGTCCTGCCCCTCTGGTGTGTGTACTGCTTAGAAacccttgagatctctttgaactctggcatatcagggctggcacttccacactgcaaaATAATCAGTTGTTATTTGataaaggtctaggtgtgagcacttcccggaatccttgaggtccttagggaattcTGACACATATAGAtatgaaattggctatggaactttggcatttgagactactggagACTTGGAAATCATTTTGGCCTACTTCAGGATCCCTATAGATTAATTTCTattctatttatgtatttttattcaattcattggtctgtaataattatttgtaaacaagcagtggggtgattagtgaaaagggtgggtagttatatattgtgggtaaaattgggtagataacatgtctataagGTCTATTTGGATTtaaatgtgtttgttagataacatgcctataggatctgcttgggtttaaataaattctgcatgctttacttccacacaattagaagtcatgcctataagaccggaatcaactttataattagaatcatgcctatagggtgtaaagtaattgaagttcagtttCCATTACAGCATGTATTCAAATTCGTCTCCTAAGAAATCATTCCTATAAGATCAAAAAATCAACTTtaaataattagataccatgctatAGGATTTAAAGTCATttgtaatagaaatcatgcctataggatataaaatcagtttgactcgtaccTGTCAGTTCCGAATCAGATTAAATAACCTACTCTTTTCGTGTTAATcaatatcactagaaagcatgcctataggatccaaattgcctgtttaaaaattgtttactgttttactgcgttcctaatcagtaatagatatcatgctcatatgACATCACTATCACACTCCTAGGCAAGCCTACAGGGCGCTTAAAATCCTGCAACTATAAAACTATGTTCTGTTATCTGCTCACATTCAaataggtctaaaatcagtagtcaagctgaataggtctttgacacttttggtcctaattcaatgctgtataatctctgctcaccttctagggttttctcttaaatacttgaaactgttgtttgagacgtgcacttacttgttatgtttgtgaaggtaaatgtgagcctttaattgttctctttAATGTAGTCCTAACTGTTTTCAAtgacgcctagatttttctcctttaagtactttaggatggtctagaactacataaattagaggtcctaaatacctccagggccataaggaagggatgggtagtgcacacataggatatttttcaaggttgatagaacgctttaggctaggACCAAggggagagaattgggtagtaaagatatgatgactacgcgctaatgtcacgtgtagcccctcattgaggagtgattaccggtcattgtgtgggtatgatcctgtaggccaaccaacctaggacccctctttcccaactcatgttgtttaaataaatttacttttctttacatGTGTGCAACTTGTTCAAGCCTTTTCCCTTGTTTCATTACTTATATgtgcttagaatgtcaaaacatgcctttacttgcaagtacatgttaaaattgtttatttgctaaaatgACTCACATAGTttgagttcggccgggacccaccattgtggatcgcgaggggttcctaacaccttcccctcaaggttatttcgagcccttaccctaaatttctggtaatgcaaactaatccatgagttaattgcttaaggtgccctaacgtaccataatccattaggtagcgactcttcaatacccaattctcaaaaggaaacgagttatcttctcccatgaatgtcgaaactcggacttccccgtcaaaaagggaaaaaagggcgCGACAATAACATGTACAGATTCTTCCACACATAATGTGCATTTATTATAGACTCTAAAAGATCTACTATTTAATGAGTAGCCCAGAAAAATACCTTCATCACTTCTTGGATCGAATTTTCCAAGGTTGTCCTTACCATTATTGCGAATAAAACACTTACTTCCGAAGGGATAAGAGTAATTGATATTAGGACGTTTACCTTTCTATAATTCATAAGGATTCTTCTTCAGAATGGGCCTTATGAGACATCGGTTAAGAATGTGACATGTTGTACTTACACCTTCTGCCCAGAAGTGATTTGGCAGTGAATGATCTAATAACATGGTTCTTACCATATCTTGGAGGGTTCTGTTTTTCCTCAACAAT comes from the Nicotiana sylvestris chromosome 4, ASM39365v2, whole genome shotgun sequence genome and includes:
- the LOC138889114 gene encoding uncharacterized protein; protein product: MAEYEACILGLNMAVDMNIHELLVIDDSDLLVHQVQGEWVTKNSKIFPYMHHVQELRKMFTKIKFQHVPRIQNEFADALATLSPMIQHPDKNYINLIPVRFHNQPVYYAHVEEETDGKPWFHDIKEYFVKGEYLEHANDTQKCTLQRLSNHFFHSEGNSYRRTLDLGLLRCVDAKEASKLLKEIHVRTCDPHMNGFVLAKKILRADYFLMTMETDCIQYVHKCY